In Salvelinus namaycush isolate Seneca chromosome 37, SaNama_1.0, whole genome shotgun sequence, the following are encoded in one genomic region:
- the LOC120031331 gene encoding FAST kinase domain-containing protein 4-like has translation MTSRLLGRCARLLPRAPPQASATAARLPTPAAGPAEPLWAQAWRQPVLRGLCEGRSLVKEEYPIEPKRTQLDELLERAQSPQDVLQAWAAQGGKANQAAKALVQLVRLAGREKGGAKMDQFELLNDPRLLDIMDTVTAQVASVWNGTLVSLLRSLSALGVPPTAAVQCSIQTEVLWRVRRLSYKQLAFLADWGAGRKGQMEVSLVSAALKQLELRWTEIADARTVSTLMARAGHLSPALMDRLEDKALELAEGFGTEDIRRVSVSLASQGRRSVPLLRALSYYLLQKPSTDLSTPLLLDLAYAYGKLNFHHSQVFQRLAAELLPRMPEISSADVTRCAKSLAFLKWLHLPLFEAFAEHYSVNSQKYSTLQLCNLLMSLARLNFQPSKGEEFYKKVHSALEGVLPSLEAFLQTDVVWSLCVLQQAKPQHITALNQHTHVAKLSEGSLSRVENYRLKLLHIIATLQLEHPESLSSTLPTEAMLLPSTLGRDSPLSPLQTGLKGALDNLVGGKAEALRTGVNTVYGWTIDGELVVDSENKPMDLVTLTAPHLPGGGGAKPLPEGACRLAFLTWEFPNYGSRSKDLLGRFTMMRRHLKLAGFILVEVPYYEWLELKSDWQKVEYVKDKMGKAIAEEMAK, from the exons atgaCCAGCCGTCTGCTGGGCCGATGTGCCCGTCTCCTCCCCAGGGCCCCCCCCCAGGCCTCAGCCACCGCTGCCCGCCTGCCTACCCCTGCGGCTGGGCCAGCAGAGCCACTGTGGGCCCAGGCCTGGCGGCAGCCTGTGTTAAGAGGGCTATGTGAGGGAAGGAGTTTGGtcaaagaggagtatcccatcgAGCCCAAACGCACCCAGCTGGATGAGCTCTTAGAGAGAGCCCAATCTCCACAGGATGTCCTGCAGGCGTGGGCGGCACAAGGAGGAAAGGCCAATCAGGCAGCTAAGGCTCTGGTTCAGCTTGTCAGATTGGctgggagagagaaaggtggggCTAAAATGGACCAATTTGAGCTGCTGAATGATCCCAGACTGCTAGACATAATGGACACTGTTACTGCACAG GTAGCGTCAGTGTGGAATGGTACGCTGGTCTCTCTGCTGCGCTCCCTCTCTGCTCTGGGTGTTCCTCCTACAGCTGCAGTACAATGCTCCATCCAGACAGAGGTGCTGTGGCGTGTACGCAGACTCTCCTACAAACAGCTGGCTTTCCTGGCAGACTGGGGAGCAGGGCGGAAGGGTCAGATGGAGGTGTCGCTGGTGAGTGCAGCGCTGAAACAGCTGGAGCTCCGCTGGACTGAGATCGCTGACGCTAGAACAGTCAGTACCCTGATGGCTAGGGCTGGACACCTCAGTCCTGCACTGATGGACAGACTGGAGGATAAG GCGTTAGAGCTAGCTGAAGGGTTTGGGACGGAGGATATCCGCAGGGTGTCTGTGTCTCTGGCGTCTCAGGGACGCCGTTCAGTGCCTCTGCTCAGAGCTCTGTCCTACTACCTCCTACAGAAACCCTCAACAGACCTTTCCACACCGCTACTGTTGGACCTCGCCTACGCatatg ggaagTTGAATTTCCACCACTCCCAGGTCTTCCAGCGATTGGCAGCCGAGTTGTTACCCAGAATGCCAGAGATTAGTTCTGCCGATGTTACTCGCTGCGCCAAATCACTAGCCTTCCTCAAGTGGCTCCATCTCCCATTGTTTGAGGCATTCGCTGAG CACTACAGCGTGAACAGTCAGAAGTACAGCACACTGCAGCTTTGTAACCTGCTCATGTCACTGGCCAGGCTCAACTTCCAGCCCAGCAAGGGGGAGGAGTTCTACAAGAAG GTCCACTCTGCCCTGGAGGGTGTTCTCCCCAGCCTGGAGGCGTTCCTGCAGACAGACGTGGtgtggtctctgtgtgtgttacagCAGGCCAAGCCCCAGCACATCACAGCCCTCAACCAACACACACATGTTGCCAAACTCTCAG AAGGCAGTCTGTCTCGAGTGGAGAACTATCGCCTGAAGCTCCTCCACATCATTGCTACCCTCCAGTTAGAACACCCAGAGTCTCTGTCCTCCACCCTGCCTACAGAGGCCATGTTGCTTCCCTCCACCCTGGGCCGggactcccccctctcccctctacagACTGGGCTGAAGGGGGCCCTGGATAATCTGGTGGGGGGGAAAGCAGAGGCCCTACGTACCGGGGTCAACACTGTATACGGCTGGACCATAG ATGGAGAGCTGGTGGTGGACAGTGAAAATAAGCCAATGGACCTGGTAACCCTGACAGCCCCTCACCTGCCTGGAGGAGGCGGAGCCAAGCCCCTACCTGAGGGGGCATGCAG GTTAGCGTTCTTGACCTGGGAGTTTCCTAACTATGGTTCCAGGAGTAAAGATCTGCTGGGACGATTCACCATGATGAGACGGCATCTCAAACTGGCTGGCTTTATCCTTGTAGAG